One part of the Gammaproteobacteria bacterium genome encodes these proteins:
- the hemF gene encoding oxygen-dependent coproporphyrinogen oxidase: MSDVDIQAVKDYLLALQDRFGEILKQEDGESTFQIDTWDRPLGGGGKTCAMENGPVVERAGVNFSHVFGDNLPPSASAHRPELAGRHFQALGLSTIVHPRNPYAPTCHANLRLFVAEKAGEAPVWWFGGGFDLTPFYGFEEDCIFWHEHALAACAPFGKEVYPEYKKWADKYFYLLHRQEARGIGGLFFDDLNAWGFERCFDFIREVGDHFLAAYQPILNRRKNTPYGERQRDFQCYRRGRYVEFNLVYDRGTLFGLQSGGRTESILISLPTPVHFRYNWQPEPGSEEARLYEQFLPAREWLA, from the coding sequence ATGAGCGATGTCGATATTCAAGCCGTTAAAGACTACCTACTCGCCCTTCAAGATCGCTTTGGCGAAATCCTTAAACAAGAAGATGGCGAATCGACCTTCCAAATCGACACATGGGATAGGCCATTAGGCGGGGGCGGAAAAACATGTGCAATGGAAAACGGTCCTGTCGTCGAACGGGCAGGTGTCAACTTCTCTCATGTATTTGGTGATAACCTCCCTCCCAGTGCGAGCGCTCATCGCCCTGAACTGGCCGGGCGACATTTTCAGGCTCTTGGCTTGTCTACTATCGTGCATCCCCGCAATCCTTATGCCCCGACGTGCCATGCAAATCTGCGCCTTTTTGTCGCTGAAAAAGCCGGGGAAGCACCTGTTTGGTGGTTTGGAGGTGGTTTTGATCTCACCCCCTTTTACGGTTTTGAAGAAGATTGTATTTTCTGGCACGAACACGCACTCGCGGCCTGCGCCCCTTTCGGCAAAGAGGTCTATCCAGAGTACAAAAAATGGGCAGACAAGTACTTCTATTTATTACACCGTCAAGAAGCTCGTGGTATTGGCGGCCTTTTTTTCGATGACCTTAACGCTTGGGGATTTGAGCGTTGTTTTGATTTCATTCGCGAAGTCGGCGATCATTTTCTCGCTGCTTATCAACCCATTTTAAATCGACGCAAAAACACGCCCTACGGGGAACGTCAAAGGGATTTCCAATGTTACCGACGAGGACGTTACGTTGAATTTAATTTAGTCTACGATAGAGGCACATTATTCGGATTACAATCCGGGGGGCGTACTGAATCCATATTAATTTCATTACCAACACCTGTACATTTTCGCTATAACTGGCAACCTGAGCCTGGCAGTGAAGAAGCGCGATTATACGAACAGTTTTTACCAGCACGAGAGTGGCTGGCTTGA
- a CDS encoding nucleoside recognition protein — MLNIIWLGLIILSVVFGVITGKIPAVVASVTESAKFAFELALGLTGIMSLWLGIMRIAEEAGFVRALARAIRPLMRRIFPDVPVEHPAMGAMVMNIAANMLGLGNAATPFGLKAMAELETLNPRPGVATNAMCTFLAINTSSVQLIPTSAIAFLAAAGAAHPTDIIITSLVATTFSTMAGIIAVKFLEKTPMYRLPEQEVPYDVQPTN, encoded by the coding sequence ATGTTAAATATAATATGGCTTGGATTAATTATTTTATCCGTAGTCTTTGGGGTGATAACGGGTAAAATTCCGGCTGTCGTGGCTTCTGTCACAGAATCAGCAAAATTTGCTTTCGAATTGGCTTTGGGGCTCACTGGCATAATGTCATTGTGGCTTGGCATAATGCGTATTGCCGAAGAGGCAGGATTTGTACGAGCGCTTGCCAGAGCAATTCGTCCGTTGATGAGACGAATATTTCCTGATGTACCTGTAGAGCATCCAGCCATGGGCGCGATGGTGATGAATATTGCGGCGAATATGTTAGGGCTCGGAAATGCTGCTACACCATTTGGATTAAAGGCGATGGCAGAATTAGAAACTTTAAACCCACGTCCAGGCGTTGCAACAAATGCGATGTGCACTTTTTTAGCGATTAATACCTCAAGTGTTCAATTAATTCCCACCAGCGCAATTGCATTTTTAGCCGCTGCAGGTGCAGCACATCCTACTGATATCATTATTACCTCTCTTGTTGCGACGACATTTTCAACGATGGCAGGAATTATTGCTGTAAAGTTTCTAGAAAAAACCCCCATGTATCGTTTGCCTGAACAGGAGGTGCCTTATGATGTTCAGCCAACTAACTGA
- the rdgB gene encoding RdgB/HAM1 family non-canonical purine NTP pyrophosphatase: MKIVLATSNTGKINEFSALMSDLDIKIIPQSDFNVEDVEETGQTFVENAILKARHAAEKTGLAALGDDSGLIVDALGGKPGIFSARYAGLKANAEDNIEKLLTEMGNIQAPNRSARFVCVLVLFRYPHDPYPLICQASWEGEILFSPQGNKGFGYDPIFWVPTHQCASAELADNIKNQISHRAKAFQFLHHKIAQLDSADV; the protein is encoded by the coding sequence TTGAAAATAGTTTTAGCAACTTCAAATACAGGGAAAATTAACGAATTTTCCGCTTTAATGTCTGATCTTGATATTAAAATAATTCCACAATCTGATTTTAATGTAGAAGATGTTGAAGAAACAGGCCAAACCTTTGTGGAGAATGCCATTCTTAAAGCACGTCATGCTGCTGAAAAAACAGGGCTGGCTGCATTAGGTGATGATTCAGGATTAATTGTGGATGCGCTGGGTGGTAAGCCAGGAATTTTTTCTGCTCGTTATGCAGGCTTAAAGGCGAATGCAGAAGACAATATTGAAAAGTTGTTGACCGAAATGGGGAATATTCAGGCTCCGAATCGAAGTGCGCGTTTTGTTTGTGTATTGGTATTATTTCGTTATCCCCATGATCCGTACCCTTTAATTTGTCAAGCGAGCTGGGAAGGTGAAATTTTGTTTTCCCCGCAGGGAAATAAAGGGTTTGGTTACGATCCTATTTTTTGGGTTCCAACTCATCAATGTGCTTCGGCGGAGCTGGCTGATAACATTAAAAATCAAATCAGTCATCGAGCAAAGGCTTTTCAATTTTTACATCACAAAATTGCACAGCTCGATTCAGCAGATGTTTGA
- a CDS encoding spore maturation protein, with protein sequence MMFSQLTDAISNSLFLLMVAGIPFIAACKKVKVYEVFVDGAKDGFQLSIKIIPYMVGMLVAIGMFRASGGFDLIFSSVGSFFEKMGVPTAVVPLAIMRPFSYSASNGVLLDIIKTFGGDAHVSHLAATMMGSTETTFYVIAVYFGVVSIRRTRHAVPAGLIADFVGIVASIIVCRLLLA encoded by the coding sequence ATGATGTTCAGCCAACTAACTGATGCCATATCAAATAGTTTATTTTTATTGATGGTTGCAGGGATTCCATTCATCGCAGCTTGCAAAAAAGTGAAAGTGTACGAAGTGTTTGTGGATGGCGCAAAAGATGGTTTTCAATTATCGATAAAAATTATTCCTTATATGGTAGGAATGCTCGTTGCGATTGGAATGTTCAGAGCATCCGGTGGATTTGATTTAATTTTTTCTTCGGTTGGATCATTTTTTGAAAAAATGGGTGTGCCCACAGCGGTTGTACCTTTAGCGATTATGCGGCCTTTTTCTTATAGCGCATCGAATGGAGTGTTGCTGGATATAATCAAAACTTTTGGTGGCGATGCGCATGTGTCTCATTTGGCAGCGACCATGATGGGCAGTACTGAAACGACATTTTACGTGATTGCCGTTTATTTTGGTGTGGTGAGTATTCGTCGTACTCGACACGCAGTTCCTGCAGGTCTTATTGCGGATTTTGTTGGGATTGTTGCGTCGATTATTGTTTGCCGACTATTGTTGGCATAG
- a CDS encoding YdgA family protein: protein MKKALIVVLLFAVIALGLPVVDGFWVQKKYYRLMTLVNQRTPMTVEIIDYHHGWFSSTATLQISATALKKNTASESPLQNNYQFILKEKLYHGPIIYRSSNPADTFGKYLTWALALSEIKVNQPDLKLNTLAIYHYNGNVDFRFECPSLVYPTGNLNETYNIEKLIGTFKLSKRFKHSQGKISAASVDIPLKDGHQIIKNVSYDFTLDKNAFDFWQGLRAIKIDDAILSAGDKIQLKNIALSLIDHTKSHYLRSTLNAKIDSFKFNDADYGKQNLVFTVSNLNLESLGELGQKADLLDQENASLPSKALELTPLVLRLLSDGFNLNLSSIDLNTKWGAISGNASLDISKQEHSHTQFFSVLNSTTGKADFIFPAKLLQEMLESRYQSLVTTQQKNETSPAALVKENIDRWILAGWLIPQGDNYQVNFVYKMNQLLLNGKPMKIPNLPIPDFQSTNSNR from the coding sequence GTGAAAAAGGCACTTATTGTTGTTTTACTGTTCGCTGTAATAGCGTTAGGACTCCCAGTTGTCGATGGATTTTGGGTCCAGAAAAAATATTACCGACTTATGACATTAGTGAATCAACGAACACCCATGACCGTTGAGATCATTGACTACCATCACGGTTGGTTCAGCTCTACTGCTACATTACAAATCTCAGCAACCGCTTTAAAGAAAAATACCGCGAGCGAAAGTCCGTTACAAAATAATTATCAATTCATACTTAAAGAAAAACTCTACCATGGCCCGATTATTTATCGCAGCAGCAATCCCGCTGACACTTTTGGAAAATACCTCACATGGGCTCTTGCCTTGAGCGAAATAAAAGTGAATCAACCTGATTTAAAACTCAACACTCTTGCGATATATCACTATAATGGAAACGTTGATTTTCGTTTCGAATGTCCTTCGCTCGTGTATCCTACTGGGAATCTCAACGAAACATACAATATCGAAAAGTTAATCGGAACTTTCAAATTATCCAAACGATTTAAGCATAGCCAAGGTAAAATTTCCGCTGCTTCAGTCGATATTCCCCTCAAAGATGGACATCAAATAATAAAAAATGTGAGCTATGACTTTACACTAGACAAAAATGCATTTGATTTTTGGCAAGGCCTTCGTGCCATCAAAATTGATGATGCAATATTATCAGCCGGCGATAAAATTCAATTAAAAAATATAGCACTTTCTCTCATTGATCACACAAAATCACATTATTTAAGAAGCACCCTCAACGCAAAAATTGATTCTTTTAAATTTAACGATGCCGATTACGGAAAACAAAATTTAGTCTTCACCGTTTCCAATCTCAACTTGGAATCACTAGGCGAACTTGGTCAAAAAGCGGATTTATTAGACCAGGAAAATGCCTCACTCCCTTCTAAAGCATTAGAATTAACACCTTTAGTGCTTCGCTTATTAAGCGACGGATTTAATCTCAATTTATCATCGATTGATTTAAACACAAAATGGGGCGCTATCAGCGGAAATGCTTCTTTGGATATTTCAAAACAAGAGCATTCTCACACACAATTTTTTAGCGTACTTAACAGCACAACGGGGAAAGCAGATTTTATTTTCCCGGCAAAATTGCTTCAAGAAATGCTAGAATCACGTTATCAATCGCTGGTTACAACTCAACAAAAAAATGAAACATCACCCGCTGCTCTCGTGAAAGAAAATATCGACCGCTGGATATTAGCTGGATGGCTCATTCCTCAAGGAGATAATTATCAAGTGAATTTCGTATATAAAATGAATCAGCTTTTGTTAAACGGGAAGCCGATGAAAATCCCTAACCTCCCTATTCCTGATTTTCAATCCACCAATTCCAACCGGTAG
- a CDS encoding threonylcarbamoyl-AMP synthase gives MISTKIDEAVTALKQGDVIAYPTEAVFGLGCDPFNKTAVERLLSLKRRSVSKGLILIASDWNQISSLTRPIDESTMNRAQNTWPGPYTWIFPASDSVPPWIRGDYPGIALRVTQHPLASALCEAFGGPIVSTSANLEGTPPAKAVEDLVNIFPTGIGVILAGPLGDSENPTTIRDVLTGDFLRK, from the coding sequence ATGATCTCAACAAAAATCGACGAAGCAGTAACTGCTTTGAAACAAGGCGACGTGATCGCCTACCCCACAGAAGCTGTTTTTGGATTGGGGTGCGATCCATTCAATAAAACCGCCGTAGAAAGGCTGTTATCACTAAAACGACGATCCGTGTCTAAGGGCTTAATCTTGATTGCTAGTGATTGGAATCAGATCTCCTCGTTGACCCGCCCCATCGATGAAAGCACAATGAATCGAGCTCAAAACACCTGGCCAGGACCTTACACATGGATATTCCCTGCTTCTGATTCCGTACCCCCCTGGATCCGGGGTGATTATCCCGGGATTGCCCTCAGAGTCACACAACATCCACTGGCTAGCGCCCTCTGCGAGGCCTTTGGCGGTCCTATCGTATCAACGAGTGCCAATCTTGAAGGCACACCCCCTGCCAAAGCGGTAGAAGATCTTGTAAACATTTTTCCGACTGGAATTGGGGTAATCCTCGCAGGCCCGCTGGGGGACAGCGAAAATCCCACAACAATCAGAGATGTTCTCACAGGGGATTTCCTACGCAAATAA
- the lolB gene encoding lipoprotein insertase outer membrane protein LolB, with product MGLVNTVNSFSRHTLKPAAIFLTIMATSLTGCSTMQGVFERPAQAPSNQPLSNTQRSAQLSQLNSWTARGSVGISYQGKTDIGTFVWRQDGLAYDFRTYGPLNAASIRIEGSPGHATLWKNVNTPRSAPSPEALMRQELGWFLPLSNLRFWSRGLAAPGVAARTTHDEYGHLKVLQQQGWLVNYQRYQAVGNLDLPRNVVMTNGDLRVKIVFKQW from the coding sequence ATGGGTCTAGTTAACACTGTCAACAGCTTTTCTCGTCATACTTTAAAGCCTGCAGCCATTTTTTTAACTATTATGGCCACATCCCTTACGGGCTGCTCGACCATGCAAGGCGTTTTTGAACGTCCCGCCCAAGCACCCAGCAATCAGCCTCTCAGCAACACCCAACGCTCTGCTCAATTATCACAGTTAAATTCTTGGACAGCCCGAGGTTCCGTCGGCATTTCCTATCAGGGCAAAACAGACATCGGCACGTTTGTGTGGCGTCAAGACGGTTTGGCTTACGACTTCAGAACGTACGGCCCTCTTAACGCAGCTAGCATCCGCATCGAAGGTAGCCCGGGGCATGCAACACTATGGAAAAATGTTAATACCCCGCGCAGCGCGCCATCCCCGGAAGCACTCATGCGACAAGAACTAGGCTGGTTTTTACCGCTTTCGAATTTGCGTTTTTGGAGTCGCGGACTCGCTGCGCCAGGAGTTGCCGCCCGAACAACTCATGATGAATACGGTCATCTTAAAGTGTTACAACAACAAGGTTGGTTAGTTAATTATCAACGGTATCAAGCTGTAGGAAATTTAGATTTACCTCGCAATGTCGTCATGACGAATGGTGATTTGCGCGTAAAAATCGTCTTTAAGCAATGGTAA
- a CDS encoding MFS transporter, translating into MLKHNKIFILAPLFLVLVIDTMGAGIIFPILSPLFMTPSESILPLATSENVRQLWYGITLTSWAVLMFIGAPFLGDLSDRIGRKKVLVICLAGDALGFALSGIGIQIGSLFWVIIGRLVSGFFSGSQSIAQAVIADISSHQDKINNMSWIIFANCVGFVVGPIAGGYLADEKIISWFTYSTPFYVAGVLALLNALLLMITLVESYRPKIKAPINIIRGLMVFTDAFTNKKVRWHSVALFIVELTWTIFFVYVPVFVLQNYHYDNIEIAQYMSYMGALFAIALTVGIKICTRYLSYTMTVNLNMIAMGIGLLLIVTETSAKEFWLYSIPVAVACSIAYSVLITMCSNRVSHDEQGWVMGVIGAVVAAAFSVGAIAASLLAAISIYMPFIFSGILCILSVLVMNYAEKNNPDKK; encoded by the coding sequence ATGCTAAAGCATAACAAAATCTTTATATTGGCACCACTCTTTTTAGTATTAGTCATCGACACAATGGGGGCGGGGATTATATTTCCTATCCTCAGTCCATTATTCATGACACCCTCAGAGAGTATTTTGCCCCTCGCGACCAGCGAGAACGTCCGCCAATTGTGGTATGGGATTACCCTGACCTCGTGGGCGGTGTTAATGTTTATTGGCGCTCCCTTTTTGGGTGATCTATCAGATCGTATCGGTCGCAAAAAAGTATTAGTCATTTGTTTAGCGGGTGATGCGCTAGGTTTTGCCTTGTCAGGCATTGGCATTCAAATCGGTTCATTGTTTTGGGTAATCATTGGTCGCTTGGTGAGCGGATTTTTTTCTGGTAGCCAATCGATCGCACAAGCTGTGATTGCTGATATCAGTAGTCATCAAGATAAAATTAATAATATGAGTTGGATTATTTTCGCCAATTGCGTTGGGTTTGTTGTGGGGCCGATAGCCGGAGGTTATTTAGCCGATGAAAAAATTATTTCTTGGTTTACATATAGTACGCCTTTTTATGTTGCTGGCGTTTTAGCTTTATTAAATGCACTGTTATTGATGATAACGCTCGTTGAAAGTTATAGGCCCAAAATTAAGGCACCCATTAATATTATTAGAGGCCTCATGGTTTTTACCGACGCATTTACCAATAAAAAAGTGCGTTGGCATTCAGTCGCATTATTCATAGTTGAATTGACATGGACAATATTCTTTGTGTATGTCCCGGTATTTGTTTTGCAAAATTATCATTATGATAATATCGAAATTGCGCAATATATGTCTTACATGGGAGCGTTATTTGCTATCGCACTTACAGTGGGAATCAAAATATGCACGCGATATTTATCTTATACGATGACAGTTAATTTAAATATGATCGCGATGGGAATAGGATTGCTACTAATAGTAACAGAAACATCCGCGAAAGAATTTTGGCTTTATTCTATTCCTGTTGCGGTTGCGTGCAGTATTGCTTACTCAGTATTAATTACTATGTGTTCGAATCGAGTTTCGCATGATGAGCAAGGATGGGTAATGGGCGTGATTGGTGCAGTGGTTGCTGCAGCATTTAGTGTTGGCGCAATAGCTGCTTCATTATTAGCTGCAATTAGTATTTACATGCCTTTTATTTTTTCTGGTATTTTATGCATATTAAGCGTGCTCGTTATGAACTATGCTGAGAAAAATAATCCTGACAAAAAATAA
- the prfA gene encoding peptide chain release factor 1, which yields MKDSIKNKLVKLTERFEELSQLISTPEVISHQDKFREYSKEYSKLEPLVEKFKEYQRIEKLHDDAQLMLQEKDSEMRALAEMEVADTLARLDSMNNEIQTLLLPEDPNDQCNVYLEIRGGAGGDEAAIFAGDLHRMYNKYAENNRWKVEVISVSHGEHGGFKEIISRISGKGVYGNLKFESGAHRVQRVPETESQGRVHTSTCTVAIMPEVEEIENVDISPTDLRIDTYRSSGAGGQHVNTTDSAIRITHIPTGIVAECQEERSQHKNKAKAMSLLQARILDSQRSQQQQQQAEQRRNLVGTGDRSERIRTYNFPQGRLTDHRINLTLYKLSDIMEGALGQVIEPLLREHQMDLLATLSEE from the coding sequence ATGAAAGACTCGATAAAAAATAAATTGGTAAAATTGACGGAAAGATTTGAGGAATTATCTCAACTTATTAGCACGCCAGAAGTGATTTCACATCAAGATAAATTTAGGGAATATTCTAAAGAATATTCTAAGCTAGAGCCCCTTGTGGAAAAATTTAAAGAATACCAGCGCATTGAAAAATTGCACGATGATGCTCAGCTGATGTTACAAGAAAAAGACAGTGAGATGCGCGCATTAGCCGAGATGGAAGTTGCGGATACGTTGGCGCGATTAGATTCAATGAATAACGAAATTCAAACGCTATTATTACCAGAAGATCCTAATGATCAATGTAACGTGTATTTAGAAATTCGGGGTGGGGCAGGAGGTGATGAAGCCGCTATTTTTGCGGGCGATTTGCATCGTATGTACAATAAGTATGCAGAAAATAATCGTTGGAAAGTGGAAGTGATATCAGTGAGTCATGGCGAGCATGGTGGATTTAAAGAAATCATTAGTCGAATTTCTGGGAAAGGCGTCTACGGCAACTTAAAATTTGAATCGGGCGCTCATCGAGTGCAGCGAGTTCCAGAAACTGAATCACAAGGCCGTGTGCATACATCGACGTGTACTGTGGCAATAATGCCTGAAGTAGAAGAAATTGAAAATGTGGATATTTCACCCACTGATTTAAGAATTGATACCTATCGCTCTTCGGGTGCAGGTGGGCAGCATGTGAACACCACAGACTCTGCAATTCGAATTACGCATATTCCTACGGGCATTGTTGCAGAATGCCAAGAAGAGCGATCGCAACATAAAAATAAAGCGAAAGCGATGTCTTTATTACAAGCACGAATATTGGATTCACAGCGTTCTCAGCAACAGCAACAACAAGCGGAACAACGACGGAACTTAGTAGGCACCGGCGATCGTTCGGAACGAATACGAACCTATAACTTTCCGCAGGGCCGATTAACTGATCATCGCATCAATTTAACATTGTATAAGTTAAGTGATATTATGGAAGGTGCTCTTGGTCAAGTCATAGAGCCTTTGCTGAGAGAACACCAAATGGACTTATTAGCCACATTAAGTGAGGAATAA
- the prmC gene encoding peptide chain release factor N(5)-glutamine methyltransferase, with product MIKDEIDTKRHHSWDTIQDAIIFATNQLTSNTPRLDAELLLAHTLKVSRGYCYSHPEQSLTVEQQLHLQALIQERIAGEPIAYLIGKQAFWNEDFIVTPATLIPRPETELLVQILLSELPLESEIQVADLGTGCGAIALTLAKERPNWQITATDFSKEALQVAKENAEELQLKNVQFSQGSWCLALPHQTYQAIVSNPPYIAERDPHLEWGDVRFEPRNALVSGPDGLSAMREIISNASDYLHNGGLLLLEHGFEQGEAVRNLMEQCGFTRIKTERDLAGHERVTSGINTASRL from the coding sequence ATGATTAAGGATGAAATCGATACTAAACGTCATCACAGTTGGGATACTATTCAAGACGCCATTATTTTTGCAACTAATCAATTAACATCCAATACACCGCGACTCGATGCTGAGTTATTGTTAGCTCACACACTCAAAGTTTCTCGCGGATATTGTTATTCACATCCTGAGCAATCGCTTACTGTTGAGCAACAATTACATTTACAAGCCTTAATTCAAGAGCGAATAGCAGGTGAGCCTATTGCTTATTTAATTGGCAAACAAGCGTTTTGGAACGAAGATTTTATTGTGACACCAGCGACGTTAATTCCAAGGCCCGAAACGGAATTATTGGTACAAATTTTATTATCAGAATTACCTCTAGAAAGCGAAATTCAAGTGGCTGATTTAGGTACAGGTTGTGGGGCGATTGCGCTCACGTTGGCGAAAGAGCGACCGAATTGGCAAATTACTGCTACGGATTTTTCAAAAGAAGCGTTGCAAGTAGCCAAAGAAAACGCTGAAGAATTGCAGCTGAAAAATGTTCAGTTTAGTCAGGGGTCATGGTGTTTAGCATTGCCTCATCAAACGTATCAAGCCATTGTTTCTAATCCTCCGTATATTGCTGAACGTGATCCTCATTTAGAGTGGGGCGATGTTCGTTTTGAACCGAGAAACGCTTTAGTTTCTGGTCCTGATGGCTTAAGTGCGATGCGAGAAATTATTTCTAATGCCTCCGATTATTTACACAATGGTGGCTTATTATTATTAGAGCACGGATTTGAACAAGGTGAAGCCGTGCGAAATCTTATGGAACAGTGCGGATTTACCCGAATAAAAACAGAGCGTGATTTGGCAGGGCATGAGCGTGTAACTTCTGGAATTAATACGGCGTCGCGTCTTTGA
- a CDS encoding SPOR domain-containing protein, which produces MARDYARNRTSRRNARTGAITPRGGRRPSSQLGMSFNKRSPRAHSFLLLISGMLIGLIIAGVIYIKRAQHEPKPTLAQTQENTTQSKKTVKLKNKLSNKQNAHIQDSEKNVDADENENIDEEETAVLDTLSHEPKKKIAEPTQPQYEFYTMLPKDKIDDISSERDKPEPKVFSNNQYQLQIASMKQFEDADHLKAQLILQGYKASISKQIRHGSTRYRVIVGPFGSSKAAMTHQQTLKKNGISSILLPAPAPSNT; this is translated from the coding sequence ATGGCAAGAGATTACGCACGAAACCGAACCTCACGACGCAATGCTCGGACAGGCGCAATTACACCTCGTGGTGGACGACGTCCGTCATCACAATTGGGAATGTCATTTAACAAGCGATCTCCTCGCGCACATTCATTTTTATTGCTTATTAGCGGAATGCTGATTGGTCTGATTATCGCCGGTGTTATTTACATTAAGCGTGCACAACATGAACCCAAACCAACTCTTGCTCAAACGCAAGAAAATACAACTCAATCGAAAAAAACCGTCAAGCTCAAAAACAAATTAAGCAATAAACAAAACGCTCATATACAAGATTCTGAAAAAAATGTGGACGCTGATGAAAATGAAAATATTGATGAGGAAGAAACTGCTGTATTAGATACACTCTCTCATGAACCCAAGAAAAAAATCGCTGAACCAACTCAACCTCAATACGAATTCTATACCATGTTACCTAAAGACAAAATTGATGACATATCATCTGAAAGAGATAAACCAGAACCTAAAGTGTTCTCTAACAATCAATACCAATTGCAAATTGCCTCAATGAAGCAATTTGAAGATGCCGACCACCTTAAAGCGCAATTGATTTTACAAGGCTACAAAGCCAGTATCAGCAAACAAATCCGTCACGGATCAACTCGCTATCGAGTCATTGTAGGCCCGTTTGGCTCTTCCAAAGCCGCTATGACCCATCAGCAAACCCTTAAAAAGAACGGTATCAGCAGTATTCTATTGCCTGCACCCGCCCCCTCAAACACCTGA
- the hemA gene encoding glutamyl-tRNA reductase, producing MLAIGLNHKTAPIALREQLSFCTEKTPLALRDLVGLEAVNEAVILSTCNRVELYCAGDAENEVKNWLAHYHQLSIDALAPHLYCYRHQDAVRHVMQVASGLDSMMLGESQIFGQIKQAYSIARDAGTVGDVFGRLFPTVFSVTKQVRSDTEIGASPVSIAYAAVHHAKRIFSSFEQHPVLLIGAGDTIEMVAMHLYNQGARRIIVANRSLERAELIAKKYHGHWIRIADVPAYLKEVDIVVTATASQLPILGKGTLESALKVRKHRPIFIVDLAIPRDVEPEAGALEDIYLYNIDDLITFVDQNLKCREGAAQKAQEMISLAAAHFMREWRGQDALSTVRDYRKKIDQLRDEALKEAMLLIGRGQDPKQVMTILSRSLTNKIMHSPTIHLRQAAFDDRPELLAFARLLFDL from the coding sequence ATGTTAGCAATAGGACTCAATCATAAGACCGCACCGATCGCTCTTCGCGAGCAGCTGTCCTTTTGCACCGAAAAAACACCTCTGGCTTTGCGTGATTTAGTGGGATTAGAAGCTGTTAATGAAGCGGTTATTCTCTCAACGTGCAATCGCGTCGAATTATATTGCGCGGGTGACGCAGAAAATGAAGTGAAAAATTGGTTGGCGCATTATCATCAATTATCCATCGATGCTTTAGCGCCACATTTATATTGTTATCGTCATCAAGATGCCGTTCGTCATGTCATGCAGGTGGCCAGTGGGCTCGATTCAATGATGTTGGGTGAGTCGCAAATTTTTGGGCAAATCAAACAAGCTTATTCTATTGCGCGTGACGCAGGAACAGTTGGAGATGTATTCGGTCGATTATTTCCCACAGTTTTTTCGGTCACAAAACAAGTTCGTTCTGATACAGAAATTGGAGCAAGTCCTGTTTCAATTGCATATGCTGCAGTGCACCACGCAAAAAGAATTTTTTCTTCATTTGAACAACACCCCGTTTTGCTGATTGGTGCAGGTGATACCATCGAAATGGTTGCGATGCATTTGTACAATCAAGGTGCGCGGCGCATTATTGTTGCAAATCGTTCTTTAGAACGCGCAGAATTAATTGCAAAAAAATATCACGGACATTGGATACGCATTGCTGATGTCCCTGCGTATTTAAAAGAAGTGGATATTGTTGTGACGGCGACTGCGAGTCAATTACCCATTTTAGGAAAAGGCACTCTGGAAAGTGCATTGAAGGTGCGAAAACATCGCCCTATTTTTATAGTTGATTTAGCGATTCCACGTGATGTAGAGCCGGAGGCGGGGGCGCTAGAAGATATTTATCTTTACAACATTGATGACTTAATTACTTTCGTTGATCAAAATTTAAAATGTCGTGAAGGTGCAGCGCAAAAAGCGCAAGAAATGATTTCTTTGGCGGCTGCGCATTTTATGCGCGAGTGGCGCGGGCAAGATGCTTTAAGTACAGTCCGCGATTATCGTAAAAAAATTGATCAGCTACGGGATGAGGCGTTAAAAGAAGCTATGTTATTAATTGGGCGAGGGCAAGATCCAAAACAAGTAATGACTATTTTATCACGAAGTTTAACGAATAAAATAATGCATAGTCCTACTATCCATTTGCGTCAAGCAGCGTTCGATGATCGGCCCGAACTGTTGGCATTCGCGCGATTATTATTTGATTTGTGA